The following coding sequences lie in one Polynucleobacter asymbioticus genomic window:
- a CDS encoding M16 family metallopeptidase: MRSTLLRFSFYFILCCPSAWAATDVGQANTHEFQLSNGLKLIVREDHRAPTVAHMVWYRAGSMDEVNGKTGVAHVLEHMMFKGTNKVKSGEFSRLVAAVGGRENAFTSRDYTAYFQQVEKSKLDEVMKLEADRMSNLNFDDAEFLKEIQVVMEERRLRTEDNPSSLLNESLMATAYMSSPYRHPVVGWMNDLMNMKAVDARDWYRSWYKPNNATVVIAGDVDPKAILKAVEKYYGVASARELPDRKPQIEPVQKGIKRVQVKAPADNAQLAMAWKVPKLQPGKLDDDEPYALELLAAVLDGYDNARLNRTLVKQERVVNDVGVGYDMISRGPELFLISTSMAKGKTVEQAESSIRKALKEVGDKGILESELKRIKVRILSDQIYKRDSIFGQAMEIGSTEMAGFSWRDIDVMLEKMQTITPAQVQAVAKKYLVDEGLTVAVLDPQARQSGENKQGDNRAAK; this comes from the coding sequence ATGCGCTCCACTTTATTACGCTTTTCTTTCTATTTCATACTTTGCTGCCCCAGTGCCTGGGCAGCCACAGACGTAGGTCAAGCAAATACACACGAGTTTCAACTCTCTAACGGTCTTAAGTTGATTGTGCGTGAGGACCATCGGGCTCCGACGGTTGCGCATATGGTTTGGTACCGTGCTGGCTCCATGGATGAGGTCAACGGTAAAACTGGGGTTGCCCATGTACTCGAGCACATGATGTTTAAGGGCACTAACAAAGTGAAGTCGGGGGAATTTTCTCGCTTAGTCGCTGCAGTTGGTGGTCGAGAAAATGCTTTTACCTCCCGTGACTACACCGCCTATTTCCAGCAAGTTGAAAAATCCAAGTTAGATGAGGTGATGAAGCTAGAGGCCGATCGAATGTCCAACCTCAACTTTGATGATGCTGAGTTTTTGAAAGAAATTCAGGTGGTGATGGAAGAGCGTCGTCTACGTACTGAAGACAACCCTAGTAGCCTTCTGAATGAATCACTCATGGCTACTGCTTACATGAGCTCGCCTTATCGTCATCCGGTAGTGGGTTGGATGAATGACCTCATGAATATGAAAGCTGTAGATGCACGTGATTGGTATCGCAGCTGGTACAAACCAAACAATGCAACAGTGGTGATTGCAGGTGATGTGGATCCTAAAGCCATTTTGAAAGCAGTAGAAAAATATTATGGGGTTGCCTCTGCAAGAGAGTTGCCAGATCGCAAGCCACAGATTGAGCCTGTGCAAAAAGGTATTAAGCGCGTGCAAGTCAAGGCACCTGCAGATAATGCGCAGCTGGCAATGGCATGGAAGGTTCCCAAGCTACAGCCGGGTAAGCTAGACGATGATGAGCCGTATGCACTAGAACTTCTGGCTGCGGTGCTGGATGGTTATGACAATGCTCGTTTGAACCGCACTCTAGTGAAGCAAGAGCGTGTAGTAAATGATGTGGGTGTTGGTTACGACATGATCTCGAGAGGGCCAGAACTATTTTTAATTAGTACCAGTATGGCTAAAGGCAAAACAGTAGAGCAGGCCGAGAGTAGTATTCGGAAAGCCTTAAAAGAAGTTGGTGATAAAGGAATTCTGGAGTCGGAACTCAAGCGTATTAAGGTACGCATTCTGTCTGATCAAATCTATAAGCGCGATTCAATCTTTGGTCAGGCAATGGAAATTGGTAGCACAGAGATGGCAGGATTCTCATGGCGAGATATTGATGTGATGCTAGAAAAGATGCAGACCATTACCCCTGCGCAAGTCCAGGCTGTTGCAAAAAAATATTTAGTTGATGAAGGTTTGACTGTTGCCGTATTAGATCCGCAGGCTCGCCAGTCGGGCGAGAATAAGCAAGGAGATAATCGTGCTGCTAAATGA
- the ftsY gene encoding signal recognition particle-docking protein FtsY: MFGLRKTLGSLFKSNQTDEAWFDALEESLILSDVGLPTTEQLISKLRKAAKSEKASSPEDLKQLLIQEVASLLQPLEPKPNPLYVHDQKTMPEVWLVIGVNGAGKTTTIGKLCKLFQSQGKSVLLAAGDTFRAAARNQLLEWGGRNQVDVIMQESGDAAAVAHDAIHAAISRKSDILIIDTAGRLATQDHLMEELKKVKRVIGKALPGAPHQTLLVLDGNTGQNGLSQVKAFHAALGLSALIVTKLDGTAKGGVICALAHTLNDGPKPAVLALGKGEGIDDLAPFTATQYSSELFN, translated from the coding sequence ATGTTCGGCCTACGTAAAACCCTCGGATCCCTATTCAAATCCAATCAGACTGATGAAGCCTGGTTTGATGCCCTAGAAGAATCGCTCATTCTGAGTGATGTGGGCCTACCCACGACCGAACAACTGATCAGCAAACTTCGTAAGGCTGCCAAATCAGAAAAGGCTAGTAGCCCCGAAGACTTGAAGCAACTACTCATTCAAGAGGTGGCAAGTCTTCTGCAGCCTTTGGAGCCAAAGCCCAATCCTTTGTACGTGCATGATCAAAAGACCATGCCAGAGGTGTGGCTAGTTATCGGCGTCAATGGTGCAGGCAAGACCACCACTATCGGCAAGCTGTGCAAACTCTTTCAGTCGCAAGGCAAATCCGTCTTGCTAGCAGCCGGAGATACTTTCCGTGCAGCAGCTCGTAATCAACTCCTGGAATGGGGTGGTCGCAATCAAGTGGACGTCATCATGCAAGAGAGTGGTGATGCTGCAGCGGTCGCGCATGATGCTATTCATGCGGCGATTTCCCGTAAGAGCGACATACTGATTATTGATACTGCTGGAAGGCTCGCGACTCAAGACCATCTCATGGAAGAGTTGAAGAAGGTTAAAAGAGTCATCGGCAAGGCCCTTCCCGGGGCGCCTCACCAGACTTTGCTCGTTCTTGATGGCAATACCGGTCAAAACGGTTTAAGCCAGGTAAAAGCCTTTCATGCCGCTTTAGGGCTTTCCGCTTTAATCGTGACTAAATTGGATGGTACCGCTAAGGGCGGGGTTATCTGCGCCCTCGCCCACACCCTGAATGATGGGCCAAAACCCGCAGTTTTAGCCCTAGGCAAAGGTGAAGGAATTGACGATTTGGCCCCCTTCACTGCCACCCAATATTCTTCTGAATTATTCAATTAA
- the rpoH gene encoding RNA polymerase sigma factor RpoH, with amino-acid sequence MVQKKAYKPQLQARQTLPAAQTAAASLAFPMLPSLGVGTLDSYISYVNRVPMLSAAEELHLAQEFRRTENVDAAKTLVLSHLRLVVSVARQYLGYGIPHADLIQEGNIGLMKAVKRYDPNQGARLVSYAIHWIKAEIHEYILKNWRLVKVATTKAQRKLFFNLRSNKPTLAALTPNEVEALAKALDVKGSDVKEMEMRLAGGDVALEGDDTDDDSAYAPIQWLADNSQEPTEMMAAAATDALHGPQLDQALMALDERSRNIVQSRWLAMDADGNGTKTLHDLATEYGISAERVRQIETAALKKMRGLLRAEAA; translated from the coding sequence ATGGTTCAAAAGAAAGCATACAAACCGCAATTGCAAGCAAGGCAAACTCTGCCAGCAGCGCAGACTGCTGCGGCTTCGCTTGCCTTTCCGATGCTGCCTTCCCTTGGGGTCGGTACGCTCGACTCTTATATCTCGTACGTAAATCGCGTGCCCATGCTGAGCGCTGCAGAAGAACTGCACCTCGCGCAGGAATTTCGTCGCACTGAAAATGTCGATGCTGCGAAAACTTTAGTTCTCTCACATCTCCGCTTGGTGGTGTCGGTTGCACGTCAATACTTAGGCTATGGCATTCCACACGCCGACCTCATTCAAGAAGGCAATATTGGTTTGATGAAAGCCGTAAAACGCTACGACCCCAACCAAGGTGCACGCTTAGTCTCTTACGCAATCCATTGGATTAAGGCGGAGATTCATGAGTACATCCTCAAGAACTGGCGCTTAGTCAAAGTAGCGACAACTAAAGCACAACGTAAGTTGTTCTTTAACTTACGTAGCAACAAACCTACTCTAGCTGCTCTAACACCAAATGAGGTTGAGGCTTTAGCTAAGGCTTTAGATGTCAAAGGCTCCGACGTGAAAGAAATGGAAATGCGTCTGGCTGGGGGTGATGTTGCCTTAGAAGGCGATGACACTGATGATGATTCAGCTTATGCACCGATTCAGTGGCTAGCTGATAACAGTCAAGAGCCTACTGAGATGATGGCTGCCGCTGCAACCGATGCTTTGCATGGTCCACAGCTTGATCAAGCGCTCATGGCCTTGGATGAGCGTAGTCGCAACATTGTGCAGTCCCGCTGGCTGGCAATGGATGCAGATGGCAATGGTACGAAGACATTGCATGATCTCGCTACTGAATATGGCATCTCTGCAGAGCGTGTTCGCCAGATTGAGACTGCTGCCCTTAAAAAGATGCGTGGCCTCTTGCGAGCTGAGGCTGCTTAA
- a CDS encoding SCO family protein, whose amino-acid sequence MNLSTFSIRLARILMLSFIGVALLACSPKPSFKNVDITGSKAFGTDFSLLDPDGKVRTLADFKGKAVVMFFGYTQCPDVCPTTLTEMQQVMSILGPQADKVQVLFVTVDPERDSASILKQYVPAFDSRFLGLRPADEAALEKVTKDFKIYYQKVPGTSPGSYTMDHTAGSYAFDPEGRLRLYIKHAQGADTLAQDLRELLK is encoded by the coding sequence ATGAATTTATCTACATTCTCCATCCGTCTCGCCCGCATCTTGATGCTGTCTTTCATTGGTGTAGCGTTGCTAGCCTGCAGCCCCAAGCCGAGTTTCAAAAATGTCGACATTACTGGTAGCAAGGCATTTGGCACTGACTTTAGTCTGCTTGATCCCGATGGCAAAGTCAGGACTTTGGCTGACTTTAAAGGTAAAGCAGTGGTGATGTTCTTTGGGTATACGCAGTGTCCAGATGTTTGTCCTACAACTCTCACAGAGATGCAGCAGGTCATGAGCATATTGGGTCCCCAGGCAGATAAGGTACAAGTATTGTTTGTCACCGTCGATCCTGAGCGAGATAGCGCCAGCATCTTAAAGCAGTATGTGCCTGCATTTGATTCACGCTTCTTGGGCTTGCGTCCGGCTGATGAAGCAGCTTTAGAAAAAGTGACCAAGGACTTTAAGATTTATTACCAGAAGGTACCTGGTACAAGCCCGGGTTCATACACCATGGATCACACAGCTGGAAGTTATGCTTTTGATCCAGAGGGACGTTTACGCCTCTATATCAAGCATGCGCAAGGTGCTGATACCTTGGCGCAAGACTTGAGAGAACTACTGAAGTAA
- the cyoE gene encoding heme o synthase, whose protein sequence is MSSPTSSAPVVMPRWRQYWVLTKPRVTQLAVFCAVIGMFLATPGMVPYPVLIGGIVGIWLLAGAAFAMNCLIEQAVDAKMKRTSWRPSATGEVTPLHITIFSIVLGSLGMVILWKFCNPLTMWLTVATFVGYAVIYTWLLKPATPQNIVIGGLSGAMPPALGWAAVTNGLSAEAWLLVLIIFVWTPPHFWALALYRRDDYVQSGLPMLPVTHGERFTLLNILLYTLILIAATLLPYIYGMSGLVYLISAIILGLIFLAYVVALFVSYSDELAKKTFRFSITYLSLLFAALLIDHYFI, encoded by the coding sequence ATGAGCAGCCCCACCTCCTCCGCGCCTGTAGTGATGCCACGTTGGCGTCAATACTGGGTTCTTACCAAGCCACGCGTTACTCAGCTGGCAGTCTTCTGCGCAGTGATCGGGATGTTCTTGGCTACCCCTGGCATGGTTCCCTATCCAGTTCTGATTGGTGGCATTGTCGGTATTTGGTTGTTGGCAGGCGCAGCATTTGCGATGAACTGTTTGATTGAGCAGGCCGTCGATGCCAAAATGAAGCGTACCTCTTGGAGGCCATCTGCAACTGGCGAAGTCACGCCTTTACACATTACTATTTTCTCGATCGTTCTCGGTAGCTTGGGAATGGTCATTTTGTGGAAATTCTGTAATCCATTAACAATGTGGCTCACCGTAGCTACCTTTGTTGGTTACGCCGTGATTTACACCTGGCTACTGAAGCCTGCCACACCACAGAATATTGTGATTGGTGGGCTTTCTGGTGCTATGCCACCCGCCTTAGGTTGGGCTGCCGTCACTAATGGCCTCTCTGCCGAAGCTTGGCTCTTGGTGCTCATTATTTTTGTTTGGACACCGCCACACTTCTGGGCACTTGCTTTGTATCGTCGTGATGATTATGTGCAAAGTGGTTTGCCGATGTTGCCGGTGACTCATGGCGAACGTTTTACGCTACTCAATATTTTGCTTTACACCTTAATCTTGATTGCCGCCACTTTGCTGCCTTACATCTACGGTATGAGCGGGTTAGTGTATTTAATCTCTGCAATTATTCTGGGTCTGATATTCCTAGCTTATGTTGTTGCTCTATTTGTTTCCTATAGTGATGAGCTTGCGAAAAAGACTTTCCGTTTTTCAATTACGTACTTGTCTCTACTGTTTGCAGCGCTATTAATCGATCATTATTTCATTTGA
- a CDS encoding COX15/CtaA family protein, translated as MSSLLLLAELAAIAIIFAGLPLVYLWTRPTYNFFQKLNWVLVFMTFDLIVFGAFTRLTDSGLGCPDWPGCYGTSNPWHAIGEIQQAEANMPTGPVTVMKAWIEMIHRYLAMTVGALILIQVAVAWSKLRSLEKNPLLGSLGLLVLVCIQGAFGAWTVTLKLQPIIVTIHLMLALVLLACLTIYAQQDWEEKASSALRIQSKPLSAKLLLLASATLCIQIFLGAWVSTNYAVLACPDFPTCMGTFFPETDWHEGFTFWRALGLNAQGESISPVALQTIHWAHRVFAVVAVTALGLLGASALQLSNSQLSGMGRIAKLLLSLLILQALTGISNVVFQWPLLAALMHTAGSAALVFCLVRLTQWSAWSAPIHIKMVKSL; from the coding sequence ATGAGTAGTTTGTTATTGCTCGCTGAGTTAGCTGCAATTGCAATTATTTTTGCGGGACTACCTTTGGTTTATCTCTGGACTAGACCGACTTATAACTTTTTCCAAAAGCTCAATTGGGTTTTAGTCTTTATGACCTTCGACTTGATTGTGTTTGGTGCCTTTACCCGCCTTACGGACTCTGGTCTCGGTTGCCCAGATTGGCCAGGTTGCTATGGCACATCAAATCCATGGCATGCAATCGGTGAGATACAGCAAGCTGAAGCGAATATGCCTACTGGCCCCGTCACAGTCATGAAGGCTTGGATAGAAATGATTCATCGCTATTTAGCAATGACAGTCGGAGCCTTGATTTTGATTCAGGTGGCAGTAGCCTGGAGCAAGTTGCGCAGCTTGGAAAAAAATCCTCTACTAGGTAGCCTTGGCTTGTTAGTTTTAGTGTGTATTCAAGGTGCGTTTGGTGCTTGGACAGTCACACTTAAATTGCAACCTATCATCGTGACTATTCATTTGATGCTGGCTTTAGTGTTGCTGGCTTGTTTAACGATTTATGCGCAGCAAGACTGGGAAGAGAAAGCTTCCTCGGCTCTTCGCATTCAGAGTAAGCCGCTTTCTGCAAAGTTGCTCCTACTCGCCTCAGCAACTTTGTGCATTCAAATCTTTTTAGGTGCGTGGGTAAGTACGAATTACGCTGTATTAGCCTGCCCAGATTTTCCGACCTGCATGGGAACGTTTTTTCCAGAGACAGATTGGCATGAGGGCTTCACTTTTTGGCGTGCCCTAGGACTGAATGCTCAAGGTGAATCTATTTCTCCTGTCGCCTTACAAACGATTCACTGGGCACATCGTGTATTTGCTGTAGTTGCCGTAACAGCTCTCGGTCTTTTGGGAGCCAGCGCTCTCCAGTTAAGCAATTCTCAATTATCTGGAATGGGTAGAATTGCCAAACTATTACTCAGCTTATTGATTCTTCAAGCTCTGACAGGCATTTCCAATGTAGTCTTTCAGTGGCCGCTCCTTGCTGCCTTAATGCATACCGCTGGCTCTGCTGCGCTGGTTTTCTGTTTGGTTCGCCTGACTCAATGGTCTGCCTGGAGTGCCCCCATTCATATTAAGATGGTTAAATCATTATGA
- a CDS encoding SURF1 family protein encodes MFSSLITSRIVATLSALLVILVGCGAGIWQLNRADQKIRLGQSLAAKLQMPILNANTDSLSLEQATERRILARGRFMPDEAIWLDNRPKPIPEGATGGSGQSGFYVMMPMKLDGQEAVLWVNRGWAPRNGENRVELPSVKTVGNEVAIEGVAFPHPGRVYELGKKDATQSSPRIEQNFDLGLEAQTHQWQQLPFIVRESGSSKEDGLLRNWPSPTNGVDRHYAYAFQWFALAFTGFLFWLINGLMKYRRELAANGDKG; translated from the coding sequence ATGTTTTCTAGCTTAATTACTAGTCGTATAGTCGCTACTTTATCAGCCCTTCTGGTGATTTTAGTGGGCTGTGGTGCTGGTATCTGGCAGTTAAATCGAGCAGACCAAAAGATTCGTTTGGGCCAGTCTTTAGCAGCCAAACTCCAAATGCCCATTCTCAATGCCAACACAGACAGCTTGAGCTTAGAGCAGGCTACAGAACGCCGGATTCTTGCCCGGGGGCGTTTTATGCCAGATGAGGCTATTTGGCTCGATAACCGCCCCAAGCCGATTCCAGAGGGTGCTACTGGCGGATCTGGGCAATCAGGCTTTTATGTGATGATGCCCATGAAATTGGATGGTCAGGAGGCTGTGCTTTGGGTTAATCGTGGTTGGGCACCTCGCAATGGCGAAAATCGCGTTGAGTTACCCTCAGTGAAAACCGTGGGTAACGAGGTGGCTATTGAGGGAGTTGCTTTCCCTCACCCCGGAAGGGTTTATGAGTTGGGCAAAAAGGACGCTACGCAATCAAGTCCTCGGATTGAGCAAAATTTTGATTTGGGTCTTGAAGCTCAGACTCATCAATGGCAGCAACTTCCTTTCATCGTTCGAGAGTCTGGCTCCTCGAAAGAGGATGGTTTACTCAGAAATTGGCCTTCCCCAACGAACGGAGTCGATCGCCATTATGCTTATGCATTCCAGTGGTTTGCTTTAGCATTTACTGGGTTTTTATTTTGGCTCATTAATGGGCTCATGAAATATCGGCGAGAGCTTGCTGCGAATGGAGATAAAGGGTGA
- a CDS encoding twin transmembrane helix small protein translates to MKWIIPVALLMIVGSLGSALYFMMKDKGGSSRMVQSLMLRIGLSIVLFLGILIAHYFGYIEATGVRVGTN, encoded by the coding sequence ATGAAATGGATTATTCCAGTTGCACTGCTAATGATTGTAGGGAGCTTGGGCTCTGCACTCTACTTCATGATGAAAGACAAAGGCGGGAGCTCAAGAATGGTTCAGTCTCTCATGCTGCGTATTGGACTTTCAATAGTTCTGTTTCTTGGCATCTTGATTGCCCACTACTTTGGCTATATTGAAGCTACCGGTGTTCGGGTAGGAACAAACTAG
- a CDS encoding cytochrome c oxidase subunit 3 produces MSSNSTPYYFVPGLSSHPASAALGLLAFGAGMSGWVNHAAWGGPVTAVGVLWVIFVLYNWFGDTIAESNAGKNGVNVDISYRWSMAWFIFSEIMFFGAFFAALFYARNIAMPWMGDVESKLIWPDFQAVWPNDGPAGLVEKFTTMGPWPIPTINTLLLLSSGVTVTYAHHAIRENHMKQAINGLAATVLLGLIFLGFQVYEYYHAYADLNLKLTSGIYGSTFFMLTGFHGFHVFLGGLMLAIVLRRMIRGDFTAENHFAFEGAAWYWHFVDVVWLGLYIAVYWM; encoded by the coding sequence ATGTCATCCAATTCAACCCCTTACTATTTCGTTCCTGGACTATCCAGTCATCCAGCGTCGGCGGCCTTAGGTTTGCTTGCTTTTGGCGCCGGTATGTCTGGTTGGGTAAACCATGCAGCTTGGGGCGGCCCAGTAACTGCAGTCGGTGTGCTCTGGGTGATATTCGTTTTGTACAACTGGTTTGGGGACACTATTGCTGAGTCTAATGCTGGCAAAAATGGTGTGAACGTAGATATTTCTTATCGCTGGTCGATGGCTTGGTTCATCTTTTCAGAGATTATGTTCTTCGGCGCATTCTTTGCGGCTTTGTTCTATGCACGCAACATTGCGATGCCTTGGATGGGTGATGTCGAAAGCAAATTAATTTGGCCTGACTTCCAGGCTGTTTGGCCTAATGATGGCCCAGCTGGCTTGGTAGAGAAATTCACGACCATGGGTCCGTGGCCAATTCCAACCATCAATACCTTATTGCTCCTGAGCTCAGGTGTAACAGTGACTTACGCTCACCATGCAATTCGTGAGAACCATATGAAGCAAGCCATTAATGGCTTGGCGGCTACGGTTCTACTGGGCCTTATCTTCCTAGGTTTCCAGGTTTATGAGTACTATCACGCTTATGCTGACCTGAATTTGAAACTAACTTCAGGTATCTATGGCTCAACATTCTTTATGTTGACCGGCTTCCATGGTTTCCACGTATTCCTTGGCGGCTTGATGTTGGCGATTGTGTTGCGTCGTATGATCCGTGGTGACTTTACTGCTGAAAACCATTTTGCCTTTGAAGGTGCTGCTTGGTACTGGCACTTCGTTGACGTCGTCTGGCTTGGCCTCTACATCGCTGTTTACTGGATGTAA
- a CDS encoding DUF2970 domain-containing protein yields the protein MSKKSTFMQSMIAVLWAFLGVRKKSGLQEDVASLSFVHIVIAGVVGALIFMGILLLIVKAVVSH from the coding sequence ATGAGTAAGAAAAGTACTTTTATGCAATCGATGATCGCTGTATTGTGGGCCTTCTTGGGCGTGCGTAAAAAATCAGGATTGCAGGAAGATGTAGCTTCATTAAGTTTTGTCCACATTGTTATTGCGGGAGTTGTGGGTGCCTTGATTTTTATGGGCATACTCCTGTTGATAGTTAAAGCAGTTGTATCCCATTGA
- a CDS encoding cytochrome c oxidase assembly protein, protein MSAIASVNRQILLKLLIASVMMFGFGYALVPMYKALCEVTGINVVTSKNDYGIRAYSANKVGNTQVDYSRKVTIEFDSNSRGPFTFRPVKNFLEVHPGEMTEIVYEVTNNLSRSVDAQAIPSYAPKSAMEFFTKLDCFCFQQQTLAPHEMKKMPVVFVIDAGLPADVKTITLSYTFFELGVGQQPAGSTTPKSKTAS, encoded by the coding sequence ATGTCTGCTATTGCCTCCGTTAACCGCCAAATCTTGCTGAAGCTCTTGATCGCTTCAGTGATGATGTTTGGTTTTGGTTATGCACTAGTGCCAATGTATAAAGCTTTGTGCGAAGTGACCGGTATTAACGTCGTCACTAGCAAGAACGATTACGGGATTCGAGCCTATAGCGCCAATAAGGTTGGCAATACTCAAGTGGACTATTCCCGTAAGGTGACTATCGAGTTTGATTCCAATAGCCGCGGACCTTTTACGTTTCGCCCAGTAAAAAACTTTTTAGAAGTTCATCCTGGCGAAATGACCGAGATTGTTTATGAGGTAACAAATAATTTGAGCCGCTCTGTAGACGCTCAAGCTATTCCGAGTTACGCACCTAAAAGTGCCATGGAGTTCTTCACTAAGTTAGATTGTTTTTGTTTTCAGCAGCAAACTTTGGCGCCTCATGAAATGAAGAAGATGCCAGTGGTGTTTGTGATTGATGCGGGACTACCCGCTGATGTGAAAACCATTACCTTGTCGTACACCTTCTTTGAATTGGGGGTTGGTCAGCAGCCAGCAGGCTCAACAACTCCTAAATCGAAAACGGCGTCATGA
- a CDS encoding cytochrome oxidase small assembly protein, whose product MVLKVWSGQCHHQRHTTHLKHLQLLQSYMLQESKLAAHKSQSASNRRLGFILLSVVVVFFLGILIKRGLLG is encoded by the coding sequence ATGGTGCTAAAGGTTTGGAGTGGACAGTGCCATCACCAGCGCCACACCACACATTTGAAACACCTCCAACTGCTGCAGAGTTACATGCTGCAGGAATCTAAACTAGCCGCACACAAATCCCAATCTGCCAGTAACCGCAGATTGGGTTTTATTCTTTTAAGTGTCGTCGTCGTGTTCTTCCTCGGCATCCTGATTAAACGGGGCTTATTGGGTTAA